The following are from one region of the Ruegeria sp. THAF33 genome:
- a CDS encoding serine hydrolase yields MKDIHTKDLAAALDSVLRGTTEGPARVPGVVAMVTDREGDIYSGAAGERRLGDDAMTEDTVFAIFSTTKAIAGTTALQCVEEGLLDLDAPAKSYAPAIGDLKVIEGFDANGQPRLRAPKSDVTTRQLMLHTGGFGYDFFNEMYKRMAEEHGQPSVITGSRAAIETPLLFDPGDKWEYGTNIDWVGQVVEGIRGKRLGEVMRERVFDPLGMEDIAFTRTDAMKTRSATIHARGGDMSLTPMDDFSLPDNPEVDMGGHGLYGTVPEYMKFIRMWLNDGNGPKGRVLKPETVEWAVKGALVPPQKVTMLPGVIPTLSNDAEFFPGLGKDWSYTFMVNTEEAPTGRPAGAIGWAGLANSFYWIDRSTGVGGYWATQILPFGDPTSFVGYLDFETAVYRALRG; encoded by the coding sequence ATGAAGGACATTCACACCAAAGACCTCGCCGCCGCGCTCGACAGCGTGCTACGCGGCACCACCGAAGGCCCGGCGCGCGTGCCCGGCGTCGTTGCGATGGTCACAGACCGCGAAGGCGACATCTACTCAGGCGCAGCGGGCGAGCGGCGGCTGGGCGACGACGCGATGACCGAGGACACGGTCTTTGCGATCTTCTCCACCACCAAGGCCATCGCCGGGACAACGGCGCTTCAATGCGTCGAAGAGGGGCTTTTGGACCTTGATGCCCCCGCGAAATCCTACGCCCCGGCCATCGGGGACCTTAAGGTTATCGAAGGGTTCGACGCCAACGGCCAGCCCCGACTGCGCGCGCCGAAGTCCGACGTGACCACCCGGCAGCTGATGCTGCACACGGGCGGCTTCGGCTATGACTTCTTCAACGAGATGTACAAGCGCATGGCGGAGGAGCACGGCCAGCCTTCGGTCATCACCGGCTCCCGCGCCGCCATCGAGACTCCGCTGCTCTTCGATCCGGGCGATAAGTGGGAGTACGGCACCAACATCGACTGGGTCGGGCAGGTGGTCGAGGGCATTCGCGGCAAGCGGCTGGGTGAGGTCATGCGAGAGCGGGTGTTCGATCCGCTGGGCATGGAGGACATCGCCTTCACCCGCACGGACGCGATGAAAACCCGCTCTGCCACGATCCATGCGCGCGGCGGCGATATGTCCCTGACGCCGATGGATGATTTCTCGCTGCCAGACAATCCTGAGGTGGATATGGGCGGGCACGGCCTTTACGGCACGGTGCCCGAGTACATGAAGTTCATCCGCATGTGGCTCAACGACGGCAACGGGCCGAAGGGGCGCGTTCTGAAACCTGAAACGGTGGAATGGGCCGTGAAGGGCGCGCTGGTGCCGCCGCAGAAGGTGACGATGCTCCCGGGGGTGATCCCGACGCTCTCCAATGACGCGGAGTTCTTCCCCGGTCTCGGCAAGGACTGGTCCTACACCTTCATGGTCAACACCGAGGAGGCGCCCACGGGCCGTCCGGCGGGGGCGATTGGCTGGGCCGGACTGGCCAACAGCTTCTATTGGATCGACCGCTCGACGGGCGTTGGCGGCTACTGGGCGACCCAGATCCTGCCGTTTGGCGATCCGACCTCCTTTGTCGGCTACCTCGATTTCGAGACGGCGGTCTATCGCGCCTTACGCGGCTAA